ATATCAACTGTATTAATTCTTCAATGCATTGAAGCAGCGATATAAGAGGCAAAGCAATCACTAGTTCATTAAAGATTATATGAACTGGTCCAACAATGTCCTTAACTAACTGAACTCAGTCACTCAACTACACACAATCAAGGTCAAGGTAGAAGTCATCGTCATTCTCTTCATATATAACAGTCATTATACTGAAGAACAAATGagtgttttttcagtgttgAGGTGCACCGAGTTGTTACCTCACGTTTGTCGTACTTGAAATTTGTCCAGTTTGAACTCTTTGGGattaaattgtaattttcaTGAATGGTTGCGTCTCTGCTGGTTTGACTCACTGGTCCTGGATGTGGACAATAACTATCAGCTTTCCTTcactgtagaaaaaacaaaatggcaaattGAAATCTAGGGGCCTGTTTCACAAAAGCAACATTTCCACTGTGCTGCTTACAGGCAGATTGCTGATGGTGGCAGCATCACACATCATAAATTGCAGATTTATTTGGGTCCTACAGGGTTCCTGCATAATCATCCTCGGGTCCCaaatttgtgggtttttttttttattgttttgaaatAAGCAAGGAAGAATCATCTCAAATTCCTAATTGCAGCTTGCTTCTTGGAAACTTGGTGAAACTTTCTTTAAattttttcatcaaatctgtGGCTGATTCTCTTTCAGGTCCTCCAGAGACAGATCATCTCACACCCGCGACAGAGAGCGCTCGCTGTCCCAGGAGCCATGTAAAGAGGGAGGAGGATCAGGAGAGGGCTGGCGCGACGACAAGGCGGATTATGGAGACTGGGAGGACAGGGAGAGGTCCACCTCCCCGGATACGGCCAGGGGCCGGGAACGAGAGAGATCCCTGTCGTTGGAGCGGGACCGACGCTCCAGCTCAGAGGAGCGAGAGTCAGGGGAGATATGAACAGAAGGGCCGAGAGTCCAGGGAGATACGAACAGGAGGGGGACGCCTTCAAAGTCTTTTGATTTGGATATATTGTTTAGTCAAAGGAGCATGGAGAGATGAGTGTCGCTGCGAATGTGTATGTGTcagctttgtatgtgtgttcatgtttaaaaTGGGACATGTACATTAGCAGGGTAGGTGGGTGGACAGTGGAAACTTAACGTGGGGATAAGGGAACAACTTCAGTGGTGGCGGTCAAGCTAACATGCAAACCAACTTTTATAAGACAGTGACTTTGAATTGTGAGGCTTGAGTGGCGTGAAAGAAGtacagtcttgtttttttatgccATCTTGTCGATCTTATGTACAGTTATTTTGACAGTGACGAGGCAGTGAGGAGACAGAAGCCCcactttaaatctgtttttattttagtcacATGAAgtgctgttatttttttatcattagtTCAATGTTATTACTGTTTTTTCCCATGTTCCATTAGGAATCTACAAGTTTCAGTAGCTGTGGATTTATTTACACGGGTTGGGCTCACTAATGTGGCATAACCCTCGCCGGTGATGTTTGAAATGAGCTGTGAATGACTGAAGGCACTTCTGatggttgtgtttttaatttgctgCCTTCAAGCCATAACAATCTCATTTGGGAAATCTGACACACACCCTTGAGCCTGCCTTTAATTTAAGATTCAAGAAACTCGCTTGTCACCTGAAAGAAGTCATCCAAATGTCCCCACTCAGTTCTTTACATGTGAATGCATCTAGACGATGTGCATATTTACATACTGACACTCAAGGCCAAGGGAGTTGTGTCCTGTGTGCTGTGATACGACCTGGATGTACTGGGGGAATCTACTTTGCTGTGCCAccataaactgaataaaatttTTCTGCTTCCATTGAAATACAATGTGTTCTACAGACTTCTCTCTATCTGTAGCTTTTATTTATGCATTAAAGGAGCAATCCACTAATTTTACACACGAAGGTCAATTTACTCGTATATCTTGTTGAGCTTTCCcaagtttaacaaaaaaatgagcTCTGCATTTAGGAGGCGGCGGGGGGATCTAATGAAAaatgctattgagttgcattatgggaaatgtatgATCCAGCATTTTTGGCGCTTGATGTACTATGGACAAAAAGTCAGCCTCTGTTGATTTTTGACCACTTTCTCTTGTCCCCCAACTTTACCATAGTACAAgactaaattgctggagtatCCCTTTAAAATttgggatttttaaaaaattatttgtgaCATTATAGCAAGATCCTTTGGCATCTAGAGTTACAGAGCCAGtgcttttttctgcctcttcctTTCATCTTTACAGATGTCCAACACAATTTCCAATGgatatacatataaaacaagTAATATCtttttaacattacattaaaatatttactaaaaactgatgcaaaaaagcaaatgtttaaCTTGTCGGGGTTGGGTGTtatacaaaaaggaaaaagtaacatttttacaatttcAAGTGGCTTTTTAACAATTTGATGGCATGTATCAACTAAACTAAAGGTACTAAaccatatttttaaataattgctgaaaacatacagaaagcTGAATTACTAACCGTAGTATTTTGCTCAAAATGTCCAATCTGTATTAGAAATGGACCATGAGTGAGTTGCACAGTACCTGTCAGCCTGTAGGTGGCAGAACGTGCCTGCTAATGTAGGGAAAACGTCATGACGTCAGACGCTAGTTTAAAAATGAAGCGCGCAGGATTCAGGAAGTGAGCAGAGACGTCTCTGGATTTAGCTAACTGCTAAAATATACGAAACAGAAACTGTGTGAAGTGTGTTTATCTCCATGTTTATGCCAGCATGTCGTTGCTGAAGCCGTTTAGTAAACTACCTGCTTTGAACACAGCCACAATCTTGGTGAGTTTGTGTTTTACAGCCTTTAACTATCGGCAGCTAACAGACAAACCAGTGTGTTGACGATGGTCGAGtgctaaaaacaacagcagctcaAACGATGTCGTGACAGTTTGAGATAGTTTTGTGATATCTAACTGTTTCAAAGTGAGCTAAGTGTGCTCAGTCATCAGTTTGAACAACTAACGTTATTATCATAAATACGCGTAAAAATAGAGAGTTTATACTATCAGGTTGGGGGAAGGAACtataaaaacatgtataaaaGTGAAGTTTTTACCTGACACAAATATATAATTACTTTTGTCTAAAGAGCATTTATATTACATGAAGTCCATCCTGATATATGGTATACCTTACCTTTGTATTTGAGAGATGcttcaaaatatataaaagcaaCCAGATATGTATTTAGatcatgtacatgtgtgtgacCTGTAGTTAAATTTACCACCGAGAACAGCAAGAAGTATATTTCTACACTCCAAAGTATACTGtgaataaatgttatttattcatctgtGGTGGATTGCAATACcccaatgtaaaaaatactcaaaagtTTGGCTGCAGTTAACGATTAtcttcatcattgattaatctgctgaatattttctcaatttatcaattagtctattaaaactaaaaataatttaaaaaaaaaaaatggcattcacagTTTCTAAAAGCCCACTGTGAttcttcagtttgcttgttttttcttaagatattcaattttctgtcatatatgacaaagaaaaacagcaaatcgtCAAATTTGAGGAGCTTGAATTAAAGAACGTTTGGCATTTTTCGtttgaaaaatgattgaaacgttaatcaattaacaaaatagttgcagattaattttcttttaataaactAACTGATATATTGTCCGATACTTGTTGGAGATCTACTCAAAAGTTCTGCATTCAGAGTTTTAATTGAGTAATGGTGTGGAAGTATCGCAGTAAGTGTTCTTAAAAGACCGTGCCCTCCTTCAGTGTCATATTAATGATGCATTAAAATATAGCTAAACTTCATTTTTGTGTTGTCTGAAAACTTTTCTGTTTATAGGaatatgttatattttatgAGGGTATCATAACTGTAcgtacattttaaatttacaaagtaactacagctgtgGTGCAGTCAGATTCAGTAGCAGTAAGTTGAACACAATGGAAATACTGATGTAAAGCAGAATTGTACATAAGCACAGTAGTTAGATAAATATAAGCCACGTGTTTACTTTCCAACTACTGTTCAAATACATATTGGGCCATGTTTTTGGATACTTTGgaattttattttaacttgttaaatgtttaatggCAGTGTGTTACAGTGAAAAGTCTTATCACCAGGTTTTGTGCTGACATGGTGTGTTTTTCCTCCAGCTGGTGGAGAGTGAGGAGCAGTTTCAGCAGAGTTTAGCAGACGCTCTGGTGAAGGAGACCTCTGTCACTTTGAATGTGTGAGTAGCGCTTCATCCTGCAAACTGCCAAAGTCAACTGTCTGTGACTGGAAATGGTGCAGGGCGTGAAACAACATCTGCTTCCTGTTGGAACAAGACTATCAGAAAGCCAGGATATgtgtttaatcaattaatttactAAGAGGATGCAAAAAGAGAGTGTTTATCTTGCCATCGGTGTCCACTCTGTCTCATACCTCATGATTGCTTTGTATCAATGAACAGGAGACTAGCCAAGAGTCTGCCTCTGCCAAAGGAGAATGACGAGGGTCGTCCGAGGATAGACCTGGTGGTGTTCATCATCAACCTGACATCAGAACTCAGGTAACTTACCTGTTCATATTTTAATCTCCTCACCTGTTTGCTTTTCTAACCACCAGAACATAGCATGAATATATGTATGTTCttaaaattactcaaaacaattaacaaattatcaaaatatttggtggttaattttctgttgatcgattaattgatttattgttgcagctctacttaaaaaaataaaaaaaatttggtTTTCTTGTATTTGTATCTTGCTGCCACAAAGACCAATATAATTGATATAATAAAGGTTATAATGAGTAATTGTTTGCTTGTTACACTAGTGTTAACATCAAAGGTTTTATTTAATCATCATGTAGAAAAGAGCTACTGATTTCTCTGAGGTAACCTGGTCTCATAGAGTGAAAATATGGTTGGAGGaatcattaaaacatactcaGTTTGATATAATAGAGTTAATTCTGAAGTGATAGTgacatttactgttttattttgtcatagTTTTCAGTCAGCAGAAGCTTCCCTGAAACATTTGGACCCTGGATATTTCCTTGGAAAAGTCTGCTTCATGGTTATTAATGGTGAGGCAATGAGTTAAATCTTTTTAAGTAAGTTCTGTCACATGAAGGAGTTCAATAAAGGagcaaaaatgatgaaatcaaGCAGAAATTGTCTGAGATGAACCATTTTTCTCAATGTGACCAAACCTTAGCTGAGCCTTCTGTCCTCCAGCTCAGCCtctgctgtgtctctgtctgactCGCTGCCTTTTCAATGCTTCTGTGTCTCGTAGCTCGTAGCGCTTCGGTCCCTATAGAGCGCCTGGACGCTGTTAGGAAGCTGGCTGCATCGCTCCAATGCCCCCTGCTCTTTGCAGAGGATCAGGTTTGTGTCAACTTTAGTCACAAACATTGAGGATGGTTTGAAGCCAATATGGTGATTCAGTGACAAATTTATGTGTAGCACTGTCACCTAGCTGGCAACATTGGGAAACTACTTGTAACTTGATGATCCTGGAGTTCACAGTCACTGTgctattgttaaaaatataacaccaaatgtctttttaagtgtgtttttctgtttctttaaaatgaGCCTTGTGTAATCTCTCTCCCCTCTAGACACCAGATGGTGTGACCAACGCTACAGAGAGGCTGCTGACCATCCTCAGGGTGGCAGCTGGCCTTGTTCCCATGGCTACAGCTCTCTACCTG
The DNA window shown above is from Thunnus maccoyii chromosome 2, fThuMac1.1, whole genome shotgun sequence and carries:
- the pane1 gene encoding centromere protein M, which gives rise to MSLLKPFSKLPALNTATILLVESEEQFQQSLADALVKETSVTLNVRLAKSLPLPKENDEGRPRIDLVVFIINLTSELSFQSAEASLKHLDPGYFLGKVCFMVINARSASVPIERLDAVRKLAASLQCPLLFAEDQTPDGVTNATERLLTILRVAAGLVPMATALYLSNLTRCTVPPDIDQPSFD